ATATATAAAACTACTGGAATTGCAACAATATTTATCGCCGCAGCTATAACCCAGATCGCACCTGGCCAGTCATTTCTAATCGTAAAATAGAAAAATGAGAAAAATAGAGGTGCAATAATTGATGATAGGCTTAATGTTGATGAAATGACACCTTGAAGCTGCCCCTGTTGATCACTTAGGATTTGGGTGGTCGCAAAGCTTTGTAGCGCTGGATTACCGATACTGCCAAGTGTAAAAACAGGAATTATCATAAACACCATCCAGCTACTTGTTGCAAAAGCCATGGTACAAAAACCAATACATAAAGCGAGAATGCTTAATAAAATAGTTTTTTTTCTTCCCAAAATACGGACGGCTAATTCTGGTAAAAAAATTTGTGATAAACTCTGACAAAGGCCAAACATTGCTAGAGATAGTCCTATCTGATATCCGTTCCAACCAAAAGCATCATTGCCCCACATCGCCCAACAAATACTGCAAGCTTCTCCTGTAAAACTGAGAATTAAAAAAATAGAAATAATTGGTAAGATATTTTTTGTTGTTAGCAACCAGTCAACTGACTGCAAAGGGGTAAACGTTAATAATTTAAACTCTTTTTTTATCACAGTACAAGTTTCAGGTAACACTAATAGAGTGAAAAGAAAATTACCCGCGTTAAGTAATGAGACGATAAGAAAGGGTAATCGGACCCAGTATTCACCAAGAATGCCTCCAAATATTGGGCCGAGAATAAACCCCATGCCAAACATAGCATTAAACAGACCAAAATACCTAGTTCGTTTTTCTGGAGCTGAAATATCGGTAACACAAGCCATTGCAGCGGGAAGGCTGGCACTTGTAATACCAGCGATTGCACGACTTATTATTAATGACGTTATATTAGTTGAAAAAAAGATGAAAACATAGCTGATAGCTGCACCAGCGAGCGATAATAGCAATACGGTTCGTCTTCCCATCCTATCACTTAATGCGCCTAATAAAGGTGAAAAAATAAACTGCATCAAAGCATACAGCATGGTCAAAATACCCATATAAATAGCTATGTTTTCAGTCTGTGTTATATCGCGTAATAAAGCAGGTAGAATGGGAAAAATAATACCAATCCCAATAGCATCAAGGAGAATAGTAGTAAAAATAGCAATAAGAGGTTTGTTCATATAGCGTTCCTATTAAAACTAGCTCAATATTTTAGAGAGCTAATTTTGACTAATAACACCTGAGATTCATTCAGGTGGTTTTGGAATACGCTAGCTGACAATATGTAGAACACACTTTCAGGGTATGCGTTGATAACTTTAAGCTATCAATTTTTCGCGTGGTTAAGTTAATACTGTTTAATGCTACTTTTTTTAAAGCTGCATTGCAACAATATTTAATGCGCTACAATAAATATCTCAAATAAACATTGTGCGCTATCGTGAATAACATCTATCATAGTAGACTTTTAATATAATTAAGAAATTATGCTCTATTTGTTGTATTGTTGCTATTTTTAGCTGACACAACCGGTAGCTTGAGATGCCAATAAATTGCCAATAAGCGAATCATCAGTGTAGTGATTATTCCCAATGAGGTCGCGATATCAATTGCAAAACCTAAATACAGATAGGAGATTACATGCACGGTGCCGCCAATTAGGCAAGCGGTTGCGTAGATATCAGTGCGAAATACCATCGGAATATCTCTCGCCAGTACATCACGTAAAATGCCGCCGCCTACACCCGTTAACACTCCCATACAGATCATGACTAATGCATTAACCTCTGATGCAATAGCTTTATTAACGCCAATACCAACAAATACTGCAAGACCAATGGCATCAAGCACCGGCATTAACCATTTAGGATATTTAGTGGTCGCAGAGTAGCGAATAAATAACATAGATAAGAGCGAGGTAATAATCGCAACCCATAAGTCAGTTGAATCTGTGATCCAAAAGATCGGGCCGTGATTTAAGATGATGTCGCGGATTGTACCACCACCAATAGCGGTTATTACCCCTAAAACTAGCGCTCCAATAGGATCCATCTCTTTTTTGGATGCTAATAATACGCCAGAGATAGCAAACACAATAGTACCTAAAATATCACACCAAAATATATAGTTCATCGTTAGCTCAGTACTATTTAAGCTGCTTTAACATCGATTCAACGATAAGTGATGATTGTTTTGCTGCTAAAGGTAAAAACTCGTCAAAGCTTATCGCTGATGCATCATCGCCATTATCTGATATCGCCCTGACAACAATAAATGGCATTTTGCACAGCCAGCAAACATGGGCAATCGCGGTCGCTTCCATCTCAACGGCAATCGCCTCAGGAAACAGTCTTTTAATCCTGCTTAGTTCGCTCTCGCTATTAATAAATGAATCCCCACTCACAATCGTACCTTCCACTGCCGCAACACCTTGCGCCATTGTCGCGTCAATTGCGATAGATTTTAGTGGACTCTCATTGCTAAAAGCAACAGGACAACCCGCCATTTGGCCTGGTTTATAACCAAAAGCCGTTATATCCACATCGTGGT
The genomic region above belongs to Orbaceae bacterium lpD02 and contains:
- a CDS encoding TRIC cation channel family protein, with product MNYIFWCDILGTIVFAISGVLLASKKEMDPIGALVLGVITAIGGGTIRDIILNHGPIFWITDSTDLWVAIITSLLSMLFIRYSATTKYPKWLMPVLDAIGLAVFVGIGVNKAIASEVNALVMICMGVLTGVGGGILRDVLARDIPMVFRTDIYATACLIGGTVHVISYLYLGFAIDIATSLGIITTLMIRLLAIYWHLKLPVVSAKNSNNTTNRA
- the mtnN gene encoding 5'-methylthioadenosine/S-adenosylhomocysteine nucleosidase translates to MKIAIIAAMEEEVSLLRSKITDCHIETILGFDFYTGQIDGCNVVLLKSGIGKVAAATGTTLLLSRFEVDGVINTGSAGGLDSRLKIGDVVISNSAIYHDVDITAFGYKPGQMAGCPVAFSNESPLKSIAIDATMAQGVAAVEGTIVSGDSFINSESELSRIKRLFPEAIAVEMEATAIAHVCWLCKMPFIVVRAISDNGDDASAISFDEFLPLAAKQSSLIVESMLKQLK
- a CDS encoding MFS transporter produces the protein MNKPLIAIFTTILLDAIGIGIIFPILPALLRDITQTENIAIYMGILTMLYALMQFIFSPLLGALSDRMGRRTVLLLSLAGAAISYVFIFFSTNITSLIISRAIAGITSASLPAAMACVTDISAPEKRTRYFGLFNAMFGMGFILGPIFGGILGEYWVRLPFLIVSLLNAGNFLFTLLVLPETCTVIKKEFKLLTFTPLQSVDWLLTTKNILPIISIFLILSFTGEACSICWAMWGNDAFGWNGYQIGLSLAMFGLCQSLSQIFLPELAVRILGRKKTILLSILALCIGFCTMAFATSSWMVFMIIPVFTLGSIGNPALQSFATTQILSDQQGQLQGVISSTLSLSSIIAPLFFSFFYFTIRNDWPGAIWVIAAAINIVAIPVVLYIFRLNNGTQ